The DNA window CAGAGAAGGCACCTCTCTTTCTGCATGAAGTGGCTGCGTGTCGTGATGACCTCCCGGGAAACCCGGGCCGGAACGATCGGCGTCGCCAGCACGTGGGAGTGGGGATGGAGGAGGTACGACCCCGCCAGTTCGCCGTGGTTCTTGAACACCTGCACATGCTTGAACCTGGTGTCTCCCTTGAGATCGACTATGCGGTCCCGGTACATGTTGAGGACCAACAGCAGTTCCTGTTTGCTGTACATCGACACCGTCCGCGAATGGGACCGGTTCTCGACGATTATCTCGTGGGCGCCGACGTTGCCCATCTTGTCGTAGAGGCCCTCACCCCGTCTGTCCTCGGCGACCTCGATAACAAAGATGGGGTTGGAGGCGGAAAAGCACCTGACCAGCCAGTCGCCGCGGTCGTCTGTGTATTCGCGGATGGTCGGCGGGGTCATCGACTCGTGACCCGGACAGAAGGGACAAACACCCGTTCCGCTTGACTTTGAGCCGCCATATCCCACGACTACCCAGTTCCCCGTGAGAGGGTCTCGCCTGAGTTCCGCCATTCCCGAAATAATAGACTACATGCCGGACATTGTCAATTCACTGTTTCCTTGCAAATGAAAGAAATTATCGATTAGAATTACCAGGTATGAAAGACCCTTTGCAGACGGCTGTCGAACTGGCGCTCGCGTCGGGACGGATGCAGAAGGATTCCCTCAAGGAAGACTTTGCCATCCATCACAAGGGTGAGATAAACCTCGTCACCGACGTCGATATAGCCTGCCAGGAAATGATCGTATCGGTGATGAAAGAGCGTTTTCCTGAAGATGACATCATCGCCGAGGAAAAACCGAACCTTTTCGAGGGAGACAGGAACCGGTGGATCGTGGATCCCATCGACGGCACGACGAACTACGCCC is part of the Syntrophorhabdus sp. genome and encodes:
- a CDS encoding galactose-1-phosphate uridylyltransferase, which encodes MAELRRDPLTGNWVVVGYGGSKSSGTGVCPFCPGHESMTPPTIREYTDDRGDWLVRCFSASNPIFVIEVAEDRRGEGLYDKMGNVGAHEIIVENRSHSRTVSMYSKQELLLVLNMYRDRIVDLKGDTRFKHVQVFKNHGELAGSYLLHPHSHVLATPIVPARVSREVITTRSHFMQKERCLL